Below is a window of Cataglyphis hispanica isolate Lineage 1 chromosome 2, ULB_Chis1_1.0, whole genome shotgun sequence DNA.
gaaacagttattatttattgatcctGGAGTGACTCAGTTATTAAAGATGCAAAGCCCTTTGCAGTATAATGTATTTCTTGATCCTATTGAAGCGACaagttatgattttatattttttcctttaaatgACTGCGATGGAAATGAGCCAGGTGGCTCACATTGGAGTTTGTTGATATACTCTCGTAAAGATGAGATGTGTTATCACTATGATTCATcaaatagtattaataaatctatagcagaaaaatttgctaaaaatttaatcaaatattttcttaataagaaagaaagaagatatatTGAAATGGATTGTCCACAACAAAATAATGGCTTTGATTGTGGTTTATTTGTCTTATGTTTAGCAGATTTAATATCAAGACATATTCTGAAAGGTTTAAAAATAAGCAATTGTGATTATAGTGCAGTTACAGAAATGGTCTCAAAAAAGCGTATGGAATTATTAGGATTGATTCaggatttaagaaatatacatgATGATAAGTAACAattgctattaatttttaaaatataattaaggtgattatattttacttctatataataaatctatgttACAtagttaatgtaataaatcctacacaatcttaatatttttatcttttgttattcttgatatttatatatgtgtgctaTCATTTGGCACATATTgccaaatatcaaaaatgttattatataatatagaaacaatataattaatttttttatgaattagataattgatatagaaaatataatatgaactATTCTTTCTCATGGAAGCACATTTATAatgcacataatatataaatattttatacatataaaaatgttaagaaattaagtattatagaaatattgtaataatgtatttttttaatatcgtgcGTTACAAacgaaatttgtttttacaaaCGACTATAGTATGATGCATGAATCACCATATCACGCGTTATATCTTTTAGGGTTGCGCAACCtggaaaaatattgacaaaaaaattttactaaattaaaaaagaaacataaggCCATAAATTGAGAGATGGTAAAAATTACGCTTTGACTTGCCAGTTAATGCGAATGCTAGGTCAATTTCTCTTCTCATAAGTTCAAGAATTTCGCTAGCACCTTTTTCGCCATCATACGTCAAACCCCACAGCATCGGTCGGCCGAAAAATACCTGAGAAGAAAGGATGCAATCAATAAAAGGTACAAATAAGAAACTTTTGcaacgatgaaaaaaattatttgaatgctACACGATACTGATTCATAAAtcaaaactatttaaatattttagcgcAAATTGTTGTATTTGTCATTCTATAAATTTGTCATACCATTTTTGCGCCTAATGCCAAGGCTTTTAATACATCGACACCTTGAGTCACTCCGCCGTCCATGTAGACTTCGATTTGATCTCCCACGGCTTTACTTATTTCAGGTAAAGTTTCGATCtgcgaatatataatatgattattttattaacttgtttcgtgtactatatttttttttatttgtttaacacTCCTTCCTATAACTTTTTCAACAAGAATTATAAACCGACCGTTGCTGGAACGCTATCTATTTGACGTGCACCATGATTCGAAACAATAATACCGTCGACCCCATTTTCCACGGCCAAACGCGCATCTTCTGCCGTTAGAATTCCTTTAAGAATTATCGGTAGTATAGTGGTTCTACAACAAGTGGACTAGAATACTATTTATACTCTGctcaacataattaaatatgaaaatgtgaAGAGATCTAATATCCCAAATATGTCAAGATGAAAACATTTTCACCAACAGTCATATGGATACCTTTTTAGCCATTTCACATCATCCCAGGATAGAGACGCGTCGAATAGTGCGGTAACGTATTCGTTAAGGCCAGAGCCAGTTTTTGCAGTATTTATTCGTTGTGATAATTCACCTTCGAAATTTGCgaatctgaaaaaataatgtgtacacatataataaatattgtatatgtttttgtgggcttataataaattttattaaaatttaatatagatattaatagagATTACAATTTCtactttaaatatgtaaaacgtTAAAGTGATCTTCTTtggtctttttataaatactaaattaaaaatacaatttagctttttttaataaagtagtCTTATTGTTAATGAGTAAAAAAGttgtggaaaataatttgtttttagaattttatgaatataaaattaatatattcatacattcattgttttattaatactatttggagaattaataataaagtttattatataatttttattgtttatgtatacttatttttacatttttgaaatatttatacattcaatTCTCTCTATCTGTAACATATCTGAATCAATACCTCAAGTGACTCGGtaacgcaaatttattttttatatcagcaCGTCTATCACCGAAAAATGGCGCATCGATAGTGAGAACCAGTGCTTTGAAGCCAGTACGTTCGGCACGTCTTATCAAATTCAAGGTAACATTTCTGTCGATATAAATGTAGAGCTGGAACCATTTTATACCATCCGGAGCAGCTTCCGCCACTTCCTCTATACTACTCGTCGATATcgtagaaagaataaaaatcgttCCTGCTGCCTGAGCGGCtgcaaatcaataaaaaatgtgaattaaatattgacgTGAAATTAGCTTGATAACgtgaaaataatctaataaataaaaactaaatttattaattttattttatttgtttgctaTATATCTTGTAAAGAAGAATAACTCTAATTAATTACgtaaatttagttttatttattaatttaatttactctctttttcgattttcagAATGTTATATCGCATGTCAGTTGTACTACTGCACTATTTAtgaactaattttattaagtatccAACCAATTTCACCTGTATGATTACATCACACGAGCAATATGCAACATGCGACCTGTTATTGCATGCATTATTCGTAACACCTGTTGGATGTCCTCTTTCTAAAGAATAGCAGCAATTGTGCTTTTTTTCACGtctctatcatttttattgtaaaatcattttattcataCAGATTATTCATCAGATATTTTGTACAGAAAGATCagaagtttaaaaattctatataattattaatcaatttttatcactctttgtcaaatattaatttatattagaaaatatatacatatattgaattaCTAGAAGATATCTTGGATTAAATGTTCATGAAGAAAAAATCACATCCGCGAGTTTTGTTCGCAAAGcaataattaagttttttttttataagaaatatttttcgttcaaTGAATGTGCCTCGGATATGtggatgaattatatataataattttcttatgtgTTATATTTAGCAGATACTTATATTATCTCGATTGATGCCGATCGGCGAAAACCGTTAGAATTGCACAAATGCGCAAAAACGCGCCAAAGGAGAACACACGCATAGAACCGATGGAGGGAATGAGTTTTTTCCTAGAACGCACGCGAGATGATAGAGCTTCGATCGATCTCTAATTAATGTTGTTAGACCagtcagatatttttttatccatacGATATAGGTAAAgcgtttatttcaattataaaaggaTCCCTAATGTGTCCTTGATCGTTTTTgagaattaaaagtttatcatAATGAGAATTTAAAGTTTGTCAGCAAACAATGTAAAGTATAAAGTGGCATAAGAAATATACaagtaaatacaattatattctgtgaaatattaagtaattcttataaagttgacataaagaataaattaaaggtGTCAAAAATAGTAAAGTAAGTACTAAAGTAAGTTTCACTACtccttattgataaatttttaaataatttgaaaatgacCAAGTATAgagctctttttttataattaaactttaccGCATTTCACGCGCATGCGTTAAAAAAAACCCGCCTGGTCCAACACACTGTTTTCGATCTTTGTCTCCGATCCGCTGCAGTTTCAGTCTTCAGTCATCGCGTGGCAGTTGCGCGTGTCGTTTAATTTATCGTTAGTACAGCTTGTGCGTATCGCACTAATTCCCTTATCAAGATATATCGCATCCGCCGAGAGGCCAGAACCAAAAAAGAACGAGGTGGAATCGgtcattgaaatttttcgatcGCCAACCGCAGCGGACAAATGACGTTGTCACGTCGTGGTGAGGTCCGCCACGTACGTGAGGAGAGGTGAGAAGTCGAGGTTAAGTCCTTGGGAGGCCGGCTCGCGACATGATTCTCTCGCGAAGATGAGACGAAACGTGATCAGCCTAATCAAATTCCTTCTCCTGGCGGTGCTCACGGTCTTCCTGACCATCGTAGTGTTTCGTTACATGCGATCGCCGCCTAACCGTCAGATTTCGACGCCGCTTGACGTATTGGCAGCGGTCGCCATCGATGCGAGGAACGGTCGAGGAAACGACGAACATCTGGATCAGGTATGAACAGGTGGAATTGaagtcaattttttacattcaccTAGAGACGTTGCGACTGAATGGATATAACGTCATTTTATTTCGCGCGAGTAgatgtcaaaaaattgatattttattgttcaattttttttttttttacaaaaaagttacagcataatagattttatgttAATCGTCGAGTGAAGAATTGAAACTggtatataacataaaacggttttaatttattagacatggaaaaagaaaatagcttATCAATAGCTTGTcaattatcgtattttatatcgaCATTGATAAATACATATCATTCTACGTTAGAACCACATCGATATTATATGCCGATTATAAAATGATCATATGAATCCTATGTACGTCTCGGAAATCCACTTTCTACAACAGTTAGAAAACAAGTTTTGATTGCAATTCTGGTTTCTCTTGCATTCTTAGCAGCCAGGAATGTACCAAAGCTATCAGAAGCCCTAGTAGATTATTAGCTTCTtcataatgatgaaaattttattttctgatatctaacatatttgcattatagaccacatgtcattttttttaaccagtacaatatttttaaatatgaagaaatatctaagaattattttctgaatttttaaacacatatttatatataaatagagaaaattagTCTGTGTTACAAAATAACagcaatattactttatttgtaattatagatttttatatatttcacaggATGACAAAATCGATTGGCATGACTATGAGAAAAttaaggaggaggagaagcgAACTGGAATGGGAGAACATGGAAGACCAGCCTTTCTTTCACCATCCCTTGATGCACGGAAGGAAAAATTGTATCAAGTAAATGGATTCAATGCTGCTCTCAGTGATGAGATTTCAATGAATCGTTCAGTGCCTGATATCCGCCATCCAGATtgtaagaagaagaaatatttgaaaaatctagATCCAGTCTCTGTAATAGTATCTTTTCACAACGAGCACTTCAGCACATTAATGCGAACTTGTTGGAGCGTGATTAATCGCTCGCCGCCCTCTCTTCTGGaggaaattatattagttGATGATGCCAGCACAAAAGCGGAATTGAAGAAGAAATTAGACGACTATATTGCACAGCACTTGCCAAAAGTGTCGATTGTACGATTAGCAAAACGTTCGGGATTAATTAGAGGCCGATTAGCGGGCGCTAAGGCGGCTAGAGCAAAGGTTCTCGTATTTCTGGACTCGCACAGCGAAGCTAACGTCAATTGGCTGCCACCATTGTTAGAGCCCATCGCACAGAATTACAAAACTTGCGTTTGTCCGTTCATTGACGTAATAGCTTATGAGACTTTCGAATATAGGGCGCAAGACGAAGGTGCCCGGGGGGCATTCGATTGGGAGTTGTATTACAAACGACTTCCGCTGCTTCCGGAAGACTTGAAGAGACCCGCGGAACCATTCAAGAGCCCCATAATGGCGGGAGGTCTGTTCGCCATTAGTGCCAAGTTTTTTTGGGAGTTGGGCGGTTACGACCCGGGTTTGGATATATGGGGCGGCGAGCAGTACGAACTATCCTTCAAGATCTGGCAGTGCGGCGGACAAATGTATGACGCGCCGTGCTCTAGGGTCGGCCACATTTACCGCAAGTTTCCACCGTTTCCTAATCCCGGTCGTGGCGATTTTCTAGGAAAGAATTACAAGAGGGTCGCCGAGGTATGGATGGACGAATACGCCGAGTACATCTACAAAAGGCGGCCGCATTTGCGAGCGCTGGATCCGGGAGATTTAGCGGAGCAGAAGGCTCTACGCGCGAGATTACACTGTAAACCGTTCAACTGGTTCATCGAGAAAATAGCCTTTGATCTCGTGGAGGTTTACCCACCCATCGAGCCGGACGACTTCGCCTATGGTGAGATTAGAAACATGGGTGCGACCGAGTTATGTTTAGATTCGaaaaaacgaaagagagacGAGTTTGTCGTGGTGGATACTTGCATGAAAGACGATCCGAAAGTGTCGGGTGAGCAAGAATTTCGACTAACATGGCACAAGGATATCAGACCAAAGGATCGCACAGATTGCTTGGATGTATCCAGAGGTGAGGAGAAAGCGCCTGTGAGCTTGTATCCTTGCCACGGGAAACAGGGTAATCAATTGTGGCACTACGACATTGAAAAGCAGTGGTTGCAGCATGGTTATTCATCCAGGTGCCTGGACACAGATCCGGGCAGCAAAAGAGTATTCGTGACTGCGTGCGATAAATCGTCGCCCACTCAAAAGTGGCGGATAGAACAGGTTAACATGAAGGCCATTAATAATTGGGAGAACATAGGACCCAAGCTCAAAtgaattctcttttattttgtactGCCATTTTCTTAGACAGGTAGGCTGGATTGCTATTCGTACAGAAAGGAACGATCCCTTTACTATTCCTGGTTACTAGTCATCACAAATTTCTATTTGAACATATTGCGCCTGTATGGCGATCAACGGAAATCATCGCGCGATCAGAATAATTTTGCACGTAGTGTAAAGCGAGATTTtcgttcttttaaatatttaaactggATAGCAAGCGTCTTCATATTGGTGGATGTGTCTATACATATCGCACAAGCGCTCTATCGTGCCTTACATAGCCATATGCAGAAATACAGTACGCatcataataatcataatatttagagtttgacttaaaaaaaattcgctcaaattaaaaaatattactgttagtatttcctttaaaaaaaatgttgcttATTATAAGCAAGACTGatatatttcgtttatattataatgtaagttATTGAAGCAGAGTTAACAAAGTTTTAGATAGTCTACTGGGAGAAGCCGGAGATTTATGTAGAATgagttacataaattattttcacattattttctCGGAAATTAGGAAAGATaacaaaacttttctttttgtatttgttAGAATATTGCATTTGTCTAAAAActttatgtatatgatatatagaaTACAACGAGATTTCTAAGGAGAGCAAAAAAGGTAAGCCTTCCTTTtcgttaaatgtttttaaattttttttttaattaataagaggGGAAGGAGGAGGAATGAAAGGCAATAACAATCTATATATCACACAAAAgattccattttttataaatcctattctaaattataaatcctaaaactttaaagagagaaattctttttgttatcTGGAGTAGTTTTCGAAAAAtagtttgtaataatatttcatgtaaCTCACCAGATaataatcgtataattttttccatcatactctacatatatatatatatatatatatatatatatatatatatatatatatatatattacatatattacatatattatagtctATATGAACaagtattatgaattatttttttatctaacaataagtagtTTATTTCAACCAGAAAGTATATAACGATTGCTTCtccatttttaatgcattacaagtaaattatagaataactTGAAATACGGcattttctttacaataaaagatattgtaatagaacaaattataaatatatattatatatatatatatatatatatatatatatatatatatatataatgttacttttaatatttcttaaaatatattttaagttttctactttttttttctttaaaatatatctttaattgaaTAGAGAAATTGGACACTTcgtgaatttatttcaaaaaatcctTTTGTTCTAATTCACAATAAAACACATAGAaaagcataattatttattgttgaaaattattctgcaatatactcaaaacttattaaaatcgaaaatctTGGGATATCTTTTGACATTGCGATAGGAATAAATAAGAGCATTTAAAGTATATTCAGTTTCTTTACATCAATATATGAATTTGTTTATGTTTGAGCATGGATCTTTGACaaatgtaaaatgataaatgaatgttatataaaaaagatattgttaaCTGTCTGTGATCACATTGGTATATTTGGGCTAATCTTTCATTATTATGACtatttttatagcatatttatatatgattttaataaaaaaaggttCGTATTAaatccttatatatattttacaatgaatGTAAGTATCAATCTGataataaggaaataataaagttttaattttaatctatcaaCACTCAATTTCACGctcatattcaataaatatttcgcaaaatgcCTACTTACCCCTTGCATTAGCACATTCTCCATCAGGATGCGCCATACGTTGCATCGCGGTAGGTGCGACTCCCAAGGGCATTGAAATTTTGTGACCCAATATTGTTGTGCTTATATCCCTTCTGGACACATCTCGTAAAAATCTAGGCCGTATCCTGTAACTGCGAGAAAGTTgggagtaattaaaaattgaataattgtattgaatttaatcattataagTTGCatgttataaatacatattattatataaaagtgttaTTTGAGAAATTGTGCATTGCATAAATATCTAGAtagattgtatatatgtgtacaacttggtaaatatttttcatcgagtatttaattatttatcttaattattcctctctcgaaaaaattattgttgtatttttagatttatactTTTTGAAAGCCTTTCTATTCCACTTTACGCTAAACTCCTCTCCGGCACCACTCTTGTAATAATCTCTTACGGAAGGAGGCAAATGTTCCAAAGCATATTTCTCGTAGTCCTCGACACATACAAATGCTGCCATTTTATTgatgtaaaatgatattaatattgttgcaATCTGTAACAAaagtattgttataatatttgtcttggaaaaaaatgaaacatttaaaGGTTTATGAACATACGttcttgttttataatttgcatgaTAATTTTAGAAGCATTTCACACACAGATAAGATCATCGATTttatcgagagagagaaaaagagaaagagatatactttataataaaatagtatataaaataataacataatattgttGCAAATATGCGATAATGTTATCCgatgtatgaaaaattacacaaatttcaatgatttaacaaatttaatcacTTTTTACTTTTGCTATGTCAATGCCGATGTATTTTACTGcttgaaatttatacataaaaaatacagtttagcgaatgattattattaagttatatttgtcttattaactattatattaactattattaagttatatttGTCAATAGATAGAGTGATATTTTATCGCATGATAGTAGAGATAATGTCGTGTTGCAGCTATATCATTTTTGATTGATTACAATTCTAGTTTTATTGATAACGCAATATACAGCGATATTATCAAAGCTTCGATCGAGATACGTATCGAAAGTATTCGCAAATAAGAAACGAATCTTTATTGTAATTGCATTGGAAAATTTGCGAGGATtagaaaaatcgaagaaacTTACCGTCCGAATAATTCGTTCTTATCATCTGCTCCTTACAACCGTTAACAGACGACTGACTGTTCTCGGATAAACTTGCCGTATATAACGCAACAGTGACACAGTGACAATTCATATGACCCgggataaaattattgcctttacataatattatttatttttctatctgcACTTTCTgagtataatcaatatattgattatttatcttctttgCAAAAGATATATTGACGTTTAAGAAGCTTTTAATTACGGTAGTATTTTGACAAgtaatttgaaaaacatttcGTACATTTTTCTATGTCATTATTCTCAATAGATTATTATcggttataattaatataattcaaatcaaTCAATCTGTCAAATATGAATtatctgatattatatatatgttatttacgtatatatgccccagtataaacatttattgtgTTTGATTATTTCCAATTACAATTTGTcactgaaatttataatatgaagtAGACTCTTGCAATCTCATTTAtgctacatatattaatacttgaatgaaatactatattattttttaatacttatgtATCAATagttagtatatatttatgaaatgagAAAActcacaaagaaaaaaaggaggaagGAGCCATCGCATATCTGTTTAAACTTTACTTTATTACATTCTGCTAGAAATAATACACAAAAGATTCCGCAGGCGGCAGAGATCTCCTTACTGCGTAACACGCAGGATACACGTGCGAGTATCGCCCGTTCGTAAGTGAAAGCTCCCCGCGAAAATTGGCAAACCGTCGCCCGCAACCCCCCATGTGTATGTTATGTATTTACGTGTGtggatgtttatatatatatatgtcgtgtgtatgtgtgtgcatttttctttttattcgaaatCACACCCAGCGACCACGCGCGCACGCCAGTACGTTTGCATCTAATTAAGAATATACacaatcttaataattatacttatatttatatgtatatattcatttatatgtatatcgaaagagagagagtctgCGAAGGACCATAAATAATCGCACGGGTCGACGGCGTGAGAAGGGTCGCAGGATCGGTTGGCAAGTTGTTTATACGAGCTCAATAAgacgaatttaaataaaaaatgcctGCATAAATGCGCCAATTTTAACGGATATGTAGCGCGTAGGATGACCCGAGCGCTTttgttcttatatattatgcttGGGGCTCGCTTCTGGTCTCGCATATCTCAACGAGACGAATTCATCTCTCGTTTTATTCTCGCCTATCGCACAACACCAACTACAAGGCATCCTCGGTAACACGTCTAAAGGACCGATAATTCCTGCGATCTTAATATATTGTCGGATCTATTAAAtcctaatattttaagatagatttaaattcccgtattttttatacgtcCTTCAGAGGTTTTCCGGAcatcttttgaatttttgtattgttCGTGTATCGTCgtctaattattttcaaggACAAGTCTTGATCAAGCATCCGGGAAGTACGCGAAGACAGAATCACAAACAAGAATATGAGCCTCGTAGTTTCTTCATCTGGTATGCATAACACGCTCGttccattattttctttttacaccGCAAAACAGCTGACGATTTAtgacgaaataatttatattatatattttataaattttactgaaGAGAATCCAACAAAAATACTTGCATGTGCGCGAACGTATTTGATTATTTCGTAAAAGATGCacttgtacaaaaatatcaaaattattaaaattaaattatatatatatatgtgacgttaataatttaaactaatatatatatatattcgcgataAGAATAAAGCAGCTTGATCTAATATCTCCTGATTGACAAAGtatgtgaataaaaatctttttatatgcatttacaACATTATTTTCAACTCATCTTCAAAAGTCTGTCGCGGaacgctttaaaaaattttttcatttttctttgtgtTTCTCTATTAACAACTCATTAACaacatgaaattttatcgaaatatattactatttatgcCCTATATTTTTGTCCGCGGCATTTGTTGCGACAAATACAGCAATGGAGAACTGAAAATGcgcaaaaattaacaaatttttctctttcagatTTTTTCGATCTCTTTATGATTTATTCTCCTCTCCTGTTATAAATAACTCGGATGAGAAGTTTCGAATCGAAAATTGATGTTCGCGATGCCTGTCAGCGTACTTTGCtactttaatatcttaaaCAACGCAGAAGTCCAAGAGAGACGTTTGAAAAATGTCCAGAAATGTAGTGGACATTCTCCAGCAACTTTGCGACATTTGCGttaatttgacattaatttcattttcttaagTCTCGATAGCAATGTTTTTCTCATCATCAAACGCGATGTATCTGTAATACATTTACTGTCCACTTCTCTTAACTCTTTACAGAACCTGTTGCATTCACCactgatgtttttttttatttgaatatcaatcataccattctctctcttgatttttt
It encodes the following:
- the LOC126858716 gene encoding uncharacterized protein LOC126858716 isoform X2 codes for the protein MLWNICLLPYRIRPRFLRDVSRRDISTTILGHKISMPLGVAPTAMQRMAHPDGECANARAAQAAGTIFILSTISTSSIEEVAEAAPDGIKWFQLYIYIDRNVTLNLIRRAERTGFKALVLTIDAPFFGDRRADIKNKFALPSHLRFANFEGELSQRINTAKTGSGLNEYVTALFDASLSWDDVKWLKRTTILPIILKGILTAEDARLAVENGVDGIIVSNHGARQIDSVPATIETLPEISKAVGDQIEVYMDGGVTQGVDVLKALALGAKMVFFGRPMLWGLTYDGEKGASEILELMRREIDLAFALTGCATLKDITRDMVIHASYYSRL
- the LOC126858713 gene encoding N-acetylgalactosaminyltransferase 6-like; translated protein: MRRNVISLIKFLLLAVLTVFLTIVVFRYMRSPPNRQISTPLDVLAAVAIDARNGRGNDEHLDQDDKIDWHDYEKIKEEEKRTGMGEHGRPAFLSPSLDARKEKLYQVNGFNAALSDEISMNRSVPDIRHPDCKKKKYLKNLDPVSVIVSFHNEHFSTLMRTCWSVINRSPPSLLEEIILVDDASTKAELKKKLDDYIAQHLPKVSIVRLAKRSGLIRGRLAGAKAARAKVLVFLDSHSEANVNWLPPLLEPIAQNYKTCVCPFIDVIAYETFEYRAQDEGARGAFDWELYYKRLPLLPEDLKRPAEPFKSPIMAGGLFAISAKFFWELGGYDPGLDIWGGEQYELSFKIWQCGGQMYDAPCSRVGHIYRKFPPFPNPGRGDFLGKNYKRVAEVWMDEYAEYIYKRRPHLRALDPGDLAEQKALRARLHCKPFNWFIEKIAFDLVEVYPPIEPDDFAYGEIRNMGATELCLDSKKRKRDEFVVVDTCMKDDPKVSGEQEFRLTWHKDIRPKDRTDCLDVSRGEEKAPVSLYPCHGKQGNQLWHYDIEKQWLQHGYSSRCLDTDPGSKRVFVTACDKSSPTQKWRIEQVNMKAINNWENIGPKLK
- the LOC126858716 gene encoding uncharacterized protein LOC126858716 isoform X1, yielding MAAFVCVEDYEKYALEHLPPSVRDYYKSGAGEEFSVKWNRKAFKNYRIRPRFLRDVSRRDISTTILGHKISMPLGVAPTAMQRMAHPDGECANARAAQAAGTIFILSTISTSSIEEVAEAAPDGIKWFQLYIYIDRNVTLNLIRRAERTGFKALVLTIDAPFFGDRRADIKNKFALPSHLRFANFEGELSQRINTAKTGSGLNEYVTALFDASLSWDDVKWLKRTTILPIILKGILTAEDARLAVENGVDGIIVSNHGARQIDSVPATIETLPEISKAVGDQIEVYMDGGVTQGVDVLKALALGAKMVFFGRPMLWGLTYDGEKGASEILELMRREIDLAFALTGCATLKDITRDMVIHASYYSRL
- the LOC126858717 gene encoding sentrin-specific protease 8-like → MHFPEISKHLDTDVMMNVEEDNDIVLSYHNYVVRSSDAALLEKNDTWLNDIVIGFYFEYLDQQYKKDNKKQLLFIDPGVTQLLKMQSPLQYNVFLDPIEATSYDFIFFPLNDCDGNEPGGSHWSLLIYSRKDEMCYHYDSSNSINKSIAEKFAKNLIKYFLNKKERRYIEMDCPQQNNGFDCGLFVLCLADLISRHILKGLKISNCDYSAVTEMVSKKRMELLGLIQDLRNIHDDK